TGAAGGCAATACCGCCATTCTCACCATCAGCAACCCTCCGGCCAATACCTGGACCCGTGAGAGCCTGAATGAGCTGAAGGAAAAGGTACTTGAGCTGAATGACAACAAAGAGATTTACGCGCTGGTGCTGACCGGGGAAGGGGACAAGTTCTTTTCTGCGGGCGCTGACCTGAAACTCTTTGCAGACGGCGATAAAGGCAATGCCGCCACCATGGCCAAGGCCTTCGGTGAAGCCTTTGAAACCTTAAGCGCCTTCCGTGGCGTGTCCATCGCGGCCATCAATGGCTATGCCATGGGCGGCGGCCTCGAAGTGGCGCTGGCCTGTGATATCCGCATCGCCGAAATTCAGGCGGTGATGGCACTGCCGGAAGCCACAGTGGGCCTTCTGCCCTGCGCCGGTGGTACTCAGAACCTCACCGCCCTGGTGGGCGAGGGCTGGGCCAAGCGGATGATCCTCTGCGGTGAGCGTATTGATGCCACCAAGGCGCTGAATCTTGGGCTGGTGGAAGAAGTGGTGGAGAAGGGCGAGTCCCTGAGTGCCGCCATCGCCCTGGCCGCCAAGGTCGCCAAGCAGAGCCCCTCTGCCGTGGCCGTGTGCAAACAGCTCATTCAGAGTGGCCGCACCATGCCGCGCACCCAGGCACTGCCTTTGGAGCGTGAGCTCTTTGTTGGTCTTTTTGATACCGAAGATCAGGCTGAAGGGGTGAATGCCTTCCTCGAGAAGCGTGCCGCCCAGTGGAAAAACCGCTGAGGCCTTGCCTTGGACAAGACAGCAAGCAAGGAGCGAGCATGACACAGAAAGTTGTATTTCAAACCCTGGGTACCGCCTCGGGCAAACAGATAGGTGTAGCCACCCTCAATGTGGAAGCCGCGCTTAACGCCCTGGATCTGGACATGGTGCGGGCCTTAACTGCCCAGCTGAAAGCCTGGCAGGCCGATAGCAATATCGCTATGGTGCTGCTGGATGGCGCCGGTGACAAAGCCTTTTGCGCCGGTGGCGATGTGCGCGCCCTGTATCAGGCCAGCAAAGAGGCCCCCGGCAGTACAGAGACCCTGGCGAAGATCTTCTTCGAGGAAGAATATCGCCTCGATTACTTTATCCACGAATTCGGCAAACCCTTTATGGTGTGGGGAGATGGCATTGTGATGGGCGGCGGTTTGGGGCTGATGGCCGGTGCCAGCCACCGCATTGCCACCGAGCGTTCCCGCATTGCCATGCCGGAAATCACCATTGGTTTGTACCCGGACGTGGGTGGTACCTTCTTTTTGGCCCATATGCCGGAAAAAACAGGCGTATTCCTGGGGTTAACCGCGTTTCAAATGAACGGTGCCGACGCGCTGTACGCAGGCACGGCCAACTTCTTATTGGAAAGTGATGACAAGGAGCCGCTGCTCGATGCCCTGGCCGAGGTGGCCTGGGATGACAACAGCGAAGCCAATCATCAGCGTTTGAGTGACGTGCTCGGCACCAGAGCCGTGCCTGAGCAGGCGAGCTTCCTTAAGGACAATGCTGAGCTTATCAGTGCGCTGTGCAGCGGCTCTCTGGAGACAGTGATTGAGCGTTTCAAAGCGCTGCCGGATGACAGCCACAAGTCCCTGCTCAGAGCCCGCGACACCCTGCTGGCCGGCAGTCCGCTCAGTGCTCATCTGGTATGGCACCAGGCCATCATAGGGGAAGAGCTGTCCCTGAACGATTGCTTCCGCTGGGAGCTTGGCGTCAGCATCAATTGCTGCGCCCACGGCGATTTTGTCGAAGGGGTGCGGGCACTGCTTATCGATAAAGACAGAAATCCAAACTGGCAGTATGCCGATGTGGCCTCGGTACCCGCCGAGGTGATTGGCCGCCTTTTGAGTTCACCCTGGCAGGGCGAGCAGCATCCGCTGCAGGACCTCTGAGGGATACCCTATTCACAGCCCGGCACTTACCGGGCTTATCCGATTTATGGCCCGGCTTGCCGGGCTTGGCAAGGAGCGACATCATGGCGAAGATAGCGTTTATTGGCCTTGGCAACATGGGTGGCCCAATGGCGGCCAACCTGCTGAAGGCGGGGCACAGTGTATCGGTATTCGATCTCAACCCGGCTGCGGTTGAGTCACTCAAGGCCCAGGGAGCAGGCAGTGGCGATACGGCGCAGGCCATCGCCGCCGATGCGGACTTTGTGGTGAGCATGCTGCCGGCCAGTAAGCATGTACGCGGTCTCTATTTAGGCACTGATACCGCCAAGGGACTGATTGAGGTGGTGAAAGCAGGTTGTCTCTTGATAGACTGCTCCACCATAGATGCCGACAGCGCCCGCGCTGTGGCCGAAGCCGCTGCGGCAAAGGGTCTGGAATTTATTGATTCGCCCGTGTCCGGTGGCACAGCCGGCGCCGCAGCCGGAACCCTGACCTTTATCTGTGGTGGCACAGACGCGGCCTTTGAGAAGGCGCGTACCGTGCTGGCCAATATGGGCGTGAACATTTTCCATGCCGGTGGTCCGGGAGCCGGTCAGGTCGCCAAAATTTGCAATAACATGCTGCTGTCGGTACTCATGGTGGGTACCAGCGAGGCGTTGTCGCTTGGGATTGACCATGGGCTCGACCCCAAGGTGCTGTCAGACATCATGAAGGTGTCCAGTGGCGGTAACTGGACCCTGGAAAAGTACAATCCCTGCCCGGGTGTGATGGAGAATGTTCCATCCTCCAAAGGCTACCAGGGTGGCTTTATGGTCGACCTGATGGTGAAAGATTTGGGATTGTCCCAGGAAGCGGCCCTGAGCAGTCAGTCGAGCACCCCCATGGGCGCGCTGGCTCGCAGCCTGTATGTGTCCCATGCCCGCGCCGGGAATGGTCCGAGGGACTTCTCCAGTATTTTTGAACATTTTGCCAAAGGCGATAAGGCCTAAGGAATCACAATGGAATTGAAGGATAAGGTAATTGTCATTACCGGCGGCGCCGGTGGTCTGGGTCTGGCCATGGCCAAGGACCTCGCCGCCCATGGCGCCAAACTGGCGCTGATTGATGTGGATCAGGAGCGTCTCGAGCGTGCCTGTGCCGATATCGGTGACGCCACCGAAGTACAGGGTTATGCCCTGGATATTACTGACGAAGAAGATGTGGTAGCCGGATTTCGCTATATCCTCGAAGATTTCGGCGTTATCCACGGTCTGGTAAACAACGCCGGTATTCTGCGCGACGGTCTTTTGGTCAAGTCCAAAGACGGGGTAGTGACTGACCGTATGTCACTGGATCAGTTCCAGTCAGTTATAAATGTAAACCTGACAGGCACCTTCCTGTGTGGTCGCGAAGCCGCTGCTGCCATGATTGAATCGGGTCAGGGCGGGGTGATTGTCAATATTTCCAGCCTGGCACGAGCCGGTAACATGGGCCAGACCAACTACGCGGCGTCCAAGGCTGGCGTAGCCACCATGGCGGTGGGCTGGGCCAAAGAGCTGGCCCGCTTTAACATCCGCGCTGCGGCAGTGGCGCCCGGTGTGATTGCCACCGAGATGACTGCGGCCATGAAGCCGGAAGCCCTTGAGCGTCTCGAAAAAATGGTACCCGTAGGTCGACTGGGCCAAGCCGAAGAGATTGCTTCCACCGTTCGCTTTATCATGGAAAATGATTATGTGAATGGCCGTGTGTTTGAAATCGACGGCGGTATCAGACTCTGAGTCGCCAGCCCCGGCTAACCTTGTCTGGCTGGGGCTGTTAACTTTTGTCACCCTTTATTTTGCGTATCAAGTTGACAGAAACTGACGCAGATTGAACAATGCGGCAGTGAAAACTGCCGTTAAATTCTCTTTAAAAGCAACACGAAAGCCGCCTCTCGGTCAGTCGTTTGCCCTAGCAGGACCCGAGATGCTACGCCTGGAATTTGTTTTAAAAAAGCTCATGCTCTGGACAGGCTATGCGGGCGTTGTAGTGATTTACGGCGGATTTTTGTTTCTGTTGCTGAGCGGACAGGACACCCGGGCACTCCCTTGGTATATCCTGTTATCGCCCTGGGTTTGTGTGTTTTTTGGCTTGCCCTCTGCACAGCAACATGCGGTAGTCGGCTGGTTTATCAATAAATTCAGACGTTAACCTGCCTTTTGTATACAGAACTTCGCATACGAAGCGTTTTGGGGAATCAAGGACATGAGGCTTGGCATTGGGCACCGCGTTGCGGCGATTTGCTTAATGACACTGGCACTGCTGGGGTGTGAGCCCAGGCAGGAATCTGTGCTGCCCCAAGAGAGCGACAGCGAACCCATGGCCGCCCGCTATGGCACCTGGATTTCCCCCCTCACAGCCGAAGATGTCTATGCCAGTTC
This sequence is a window from Shewanella zhangzhouensis. Protein-coding genes within it:
- a CDS encoding enoyl-CoA hydratase; the protein is MAFLIERIEGNTAILTISNPPANTWTRESLNELKEKVLELNDNKEIYALVLTGEGDKFFSAGADLKLFADGDKGNAATMAKAFGEAFETLSAFRGVSIAAINGYAMGGGLEVALACDIRIAEIQAVMALPEATVGLLPCAGGTQNLTALVGEGWAKRMILCGERIDATKALNLGLVEEVVEKGESLSAAIALAAKVAKQSPSAVAVCKQLIQSGRTMPRTQALPLERELFVGLFDTEDQAEGVNAFLEKRAAQWKNR
- a CDS encoding enoyl-CoA hydratase/isomerase family protein, whose product is MTQKVVFQTLGTASGKQIGVATLNVEAALNALDLDMVRALTAQLKAWQADSNIAMVLLDGAGDKAFCAGGDVRALYQASKEAPGSTETLAKIFFEEEYRLDYFIHEFGKPFMVWGDGIVMGGGLGLMAGASHRIATERSRIAMPEITIGLYPDVGGTFFLAHMPEKTGVFLGLTAFQMNGADALYAGTANFLLESDDKEPLLDALAEVAWDDNSEANHQRLSDVLGTRAVPEQASFLKDNAELISALCSGSLETVIERFKALPDDSHKSLLRARDTLLAGSPLSAHLVWHQAIIGEELSLNDCFRWELGVSINCCAHGDFVEGVRALLIDKDRNPNWQYADVASVPAEVIGRLLSSPWQGEQHPLQDL
- the mmsB gene encoding 3-hydroxyisobutyrate dehydrogenase, whose amino-acid sequence is MAKIAFIGLGNMGGPMAANLLKAGHSVSVFDLNPAAVESLKAQGAGSGDTAQAIAADADFVVSMLPASKHVRGLYLGTDTAKGLIEVVKAGCLLIDCSTIDADSARAVAEAAAAKGLEFIDSPVSGGTAGAAAGTLTFICGGTDAAFEKARTVLANMGVNIFHAGGPGAGQVAKICNNMLLSVLMVGTSEALSLGIDHGLDPKVLSDIMKVSSGGNWTLEKYNPCPGVMENVPSSKGYQGGFMVDLMVKDLGLSQEAALSSQSSTPMGALARSLYVSHARAGNGPRDFSSIFEHFAKGDKA
- a CDS encoding SDR family oxidoreductase; its protein translation is MELKDKVIVITGGAGGLGLAMAKDLAAHGAKLALIDVDQERLERACADIGDATEVQGYALDITDEEDVVAGFRYILEDFGVIHGLVNNAGILRDGLLVKSKDGVVTDRMSLDQFQSVINVNLTGTFLCGREAAAAMIESGQGGVIVNISSLARAGNMGQTNYAASKAGVATMAVGWAKELARFNIRAAAVAPGVIATEMTAAMKPEALERLEKMVPVGRLGQAEEIASTVRFIMENDYVNGRVFEIDGGIRL